In Carya illinoinensis cultivar Pawnee chromosome 9, C.illinoinensisPawnee_v1, whole genome shotgun sequence, the following are encoded in one genomic region:
- the LOC122276662 gene encoding uncharacterized protein LOC122276662, translated as MDLNLKNLFVRFQEQFGSGPGLGPGSGTCLMKVEGIAPNFVKSLFKASTALYRTDPWRRLRPGHHFGIKVGKDLDWSGKKQPFPCAQFIGGDGGDIGFIMFRSYNDAKKMTGSRETIRVPNIELLRVTYERESLMFPSNRKMIKSLSLEASGTDRFPVIDVARCTSSGDLRFRNPTLEELRFVYAFMKATSLVHPLLQVDREGGPKWSMLMHFEPFIETVDVQWPPELSKSSDLVAVTVSHPPGQTYEEKATSTASSTPTKYGEPPKEDSFIDVKLYSTAGWRQCDMCDKEVHGEQCLYCGQC; from the coding sequence ATGGATCTAAATTTGAAGAATCTGTTTGTTAGATTCCAGGAGCAATTTGGGTCTGGTCCAGGGCTTGGTCCTGGATCTGGGACATGTCTCATGAAGGTGGAGGGTATTGCTCCTAATTTTGTTAAGTCGTTATTTAAAGCTTCAACAGCTCTATATAGGACTGATCCCTGGAGAAGGTTGCGGCCGGGACATCATTTTGGTATCAAGGTGGGGAAAGATTTGGATTGGTCCGGAAAGAAACAGCCTTTCCCATGTGCTCAATTCATTGGAGGGGATGGTGGGGATATAGGATTCATCATGTTTCGATCCTATAATGATGCAAAGAAGATGACAGGCTCGAGAGAGACTATCCGGGTTCCGAACATTGAGCTTTTAAGGGTTACGTACGAACGTGAGTCATTGATGTTTCCTTCAAATAGGAAAATGATCAAGTCTTTGTCACTGGAAGCATCGGGGACTGATCGTTTTCCTGTAATTGATGTTGCACGTTGCACATCTTCAGGGGATCTTCGTTTTAGGAACCCGACACTGGAAGAGCTTAGGTTTGTATATGCATTCATGAAAGCCACCTCTCTTGTACACCCATTGCTTCAGGTAGATAGGGAAGGTGGTCCAAAGTGGTCTATGTTAATGCACTTTGAACCATTTATTGAGACAGTGGATGTTCAGTGGCCTCCAGAATTGTCCAAGAGCAGTGACCTTGTTGCAGTTACAGTCTCACACCCACCTGGTCAGACATACGAAGAAAAGGCTACTTCTACAGCTAGCTCTACTCCTACCAAGTATGGAGAACCACCAAAGGAGGATTCTTTTATTGATGTTAAATTATACTCAACAGCTGGCTGGAGGCAGTGTGATATGTGCGATAAAGAAGTTCATGGAGAACAGTGTCTCTATTGTGGGCAATGTTGA
- the LOC122275847 gene encoding derlin-2.2 produces MAQAIEEWYKQMPVITRSYLTAVVVTTVGCSLDIISPYKLYLNPLLVVKHYQFWRLVTNFLYFRKMDLDFMFHMFFLARYCKLLEENSFRGRTADFFYMLLFGATVLTGIVLLGGMIPYLSESFAKIIFLSNSLTFMMVYVWSKQNPYIHMSFLGLFTFTAAYLPWVLLGFSVLVGASAWVDLLGMIAGHAYYFLEDVYPRMTDRRPLKTPSFIKALFADEHVVVARPGNVRFAPPPAEDVLQG; encoded by the exons ATGGCTCAGGCAATCGAGGAATGGTACAAGCAGATGCCTGTAATCACCCGCTCCTATCTCACAGCCGTTGTTGTCACCACCGTCGGTTGCTCCCTAGAC ATTATATCACCATATAAGCTGTACTTGAACCCTTTGCTAGTGGTCAAGCACTATCAGTTCTGGCGTCTCGTCACCAATTTCTTGTACTTCCGGAAAAtgg ACTTGGACTTTATGTTTCACATGTTCTTTCTTGCTCGATACTGCAAGCTCCTTGAAGAGAACTCATTCAGGGGAAGGACAGCTGATTTTTTTTACATGCTGTTATTTGGTGCCACTGTTTTAACTGGAATTGTTCTTCTCGGAGGCATGATACCTTACTTGTCAGAGTCGtttgcaaaaattatattccTGAGCAATTCATTGACATTCATGATG GTATATGTGTGGAGCAAACAAAATCCTTACATACATATGAGTTTCTTGGGCCTTTTTACTTTCACAGCAGCTTACCTTCCATGG GTTCTTTTGGGATTCTCTGTGCTTGTTGGTGCTAGCGCTTGGGTGGATCTACTG GGAATGATTGCTGGTCATGCCTACTATTTTCTTGAAGATGTGTATCCACGGATGACAGATCGTCGGCCCTTAAAAACTCCATCGTTCATTAAAGCACTATTTGCAGATGAGCATGTTGTAGTGGCAAGGCCTGGAAATGTACGTTTTGCTCCACCACCTGCAGAGGATGTTCTTCAAGGTTAG
- the LOC122276663 gene encoding 15.4 kDa class V heat shock protein, with translation MELPALNPSLQYLYPTHLLFPYHFIPANYVHWTETPESHIFSADLPGVRKEEIKVEVEDSRYLIIRTEAVDESSEPAKSFMRKFRLPGMIDLDGISAGYEDGVLTITVPRFRRNGFYIDPADKPEQLEVVARAA, from the exons atggagCTCCCAGCTCTCAACCCTTCGTTGCAATATCTCTACCCCACTCATCTCCTTTTCCCCTACCACTTCATCCCGGCAAACTATGTTCACTGGACTGAGACCCCGGAGTCTCACATTTTCTCAGCCGACCTCCCTG GCGTgaggaaagaagaaataaaagtgGAAGTTGAGGACTCAAGGTACCTTATAATCCGAACCGAGGCAGTAGATGAATCCTCAGAGCCTGCTAAGAGCTTCATGAGGAAGTTCCGGCTTCCGGGGATGATCGATCTCGATGGAATCTCTGCTGGGTATGAAGATGGGGTCCTAACAATTACAGTGCCTAGATTTCGAAGGAATGGCTTCTATATCGACCCGGCAGACAAGCCAGAGCAGCTAGAAGTTGTTGCACGAGCTGCTTGA
- the LOC122276660 gene encoding abnormal spindle-like microcephaly-associated protein homolog, which yields MEGEEPPFLSPSPFPSSSSSSSSHLLKDISNFKTPKRPSQVPIFNSPCPQFFTASKQTPHISSSLRRHRPSLAPPSSASARSKATARRLKAFELEQSKSSRRALIKKEHSLKSLAKSLTVWLNFLFENPGSCGCDLSIRGDGDRAAAKGKRDSGPGIEVGVDAARRSPKRQRDLLWRAGEKSVSEFSDSMFSNLRCSLKDVCSFDDLKQRMRVYLSLGSCKQIFEVMTQVTKNIDEGRLKMKAHCPIVTDFGLKETATRILMSYNPIWLRIGLYIVFGGDSLLSNADVNSEQEIAFLKMIIEKQFFSHAGLAKAYAYNKMVEGLYRPGYYETLGNVILKRFLLLALILDKAKCQSSLSLKYGIDGLDGGSPLLFMVQSGIKSSYQVVQDFLSSDVMHGEGKLLAHLLILGYKVTYKQSPLIEYDFRVTDLFVELQDGVRLCRAIQLLLHDSSILTKIVVPSDTRKKNLANCGISLQYLRQAGVMLCDEDGMMIVEDDVVQGDKELTLSLLWNIFVHLQLPLLIDKAILFEEICKVRGVHEEDSGSLNFTHLEMLLNWVQAICQNYGFKIEKNSSLVDGKAIWCLLDYYFRKELHCSCSLKDCQKATSKESIMSATDYPDAVHNFILSQKLTTLLGNFPEVLQISDILEYNGACNDQSVAILLVFLASQLVMKKNMDQLNFHKFLGCDCKSLERKHFCQERCSVSSAEVQNQETDWHSAKDAVKKFKAIQAWWQNMVEQNYKNVAKAAPPSPRLSTVKDIISIHREDAAKVIQSHFRRLIERRYFLKMVNAASFLQIVIRAWLTVRNKSTCINFDTVRAEKLSSGRWKQTKIGNRYLTFIADRHSFIKLKRSVLLIQRVTRTWINRRHLGGSILIDDESTLDMVNASVVVEKSGCGFIHGVALEKSSNLCEEKRANDLQAKAVIKIQLAWKNFIICRSLCNQHSAATKIRSHFLGWLSRRRFLSQRQASVKIQSNIRMKRCWRAYQQYKIVCNQHSAATKIRSHFLGWLSRRRFLSQRQASVKIQSNIRMKRCWRAYQQYKIVCNQHSAATKIRSHFLGWLSRRRFLNQRQASVKIQSNIRMKRCWRAYQQYKIDNSATVIQSFVRGWIVRRGACRRKHLIVAIQRHCRGWLIRRDFLFKREAVTKIQSAIRYVICWNTFRCQRHAALEIQRFVRGHITRKRLLGACSMRAVSPSGCLLKSSRWCLKSIELEMFLCSVVKLQKWWKSVLFLKLRTEAAVIIQSHFRAWLARQIAAREKHRIVVVQSYWKGYLARKELRGQLLDLRVRVQKSSTNVDDSQRIINRLLAALSELLNMKSVSGILHTCATLDMATEHSQKCCEELVSAGAIDTLLKLIRSVSRSIPDQEVLKHALLTLRNLACHPHLVEALIDSHGSVEIILWEFLRSKDEGFFIASELLKKICSTHKGVEAIRKLPTHLKRLQSLVEELTRKASHEKRNTRGPAARENVERRLREAIQVVKVAANGPV from the exons ATGGAAGGCGAAGAACCTCCATTTCTCTCCCCGTCACCATttccgtcttcttcttcttcttcttcttctcatcttctcaAAGACATCTCAAATTTCAAGACCCCCAAACGCCCCTCCCAAGTTCCCATTTTCAACTCCCCCTGCCCACAATTCTTCACTGCCTCCAAACAAACACCTCACATATCTTCGTCTTTACGCCGCCACCGCCCTTCTCTTGCTCCACCCTCCTCCGCCTCGGCACGCTCCAAGGCCACGGCCCGCAGGCTCAAGGCCTTCGAGCTCGAGCAGTCCAAGTCCTCTCGCAGGGCTCTAATCAAGAAAGAACACTCGCTGAAATCCCTGGCCAAGTCGCTCACCGTCTGGCTCAACTTCCTGTTCGAGAACCCCGGATCCTGCGGCTGTGATTTATCCATCCGAGGCGATGGGGATCGTGCGGCCGCGAAGGGTAAGAGGGACAGTGGGCCTGGAATCGAGGTTGGCGTCGATGCCGCACGGCGGAGCCCCAAGAGGCAGAGGGATTTGCTGTGGCGGGCCGGGGAGAAGTCCGTGTCCGAGTTTTCGGATTCGATGTTTTCAAATTTACGTTGTTCTTTGAAAGATGTGTGCAGCTTCGACGACTTGAAGCAGCGGATGCGAGTTTATTTGAGCCTGGGGAGTTGCAAGCAGATTTTCGAAGTGATGACTCAAGTGAccaag AATATTGATGAAGGGAGGTTGAAAATGAAGGCACATTGCCCTATAGTAACAGATTTTGGATTGAAAGAGACGGCCACTAGAATTCTCATGAGTTATAATCCGATATGGCTTCGGATTGGATTGTACATTGTATTTGGTGGCGATTCTTTGTTGTCCAATGCAGATGTTAATTCCGAACAAGAAATCGCATTTTTGAAAATGATTATAGAGAAGCAGTTCTTCTCGCATGCGGGTCTTGCAAAGGCTTATGCCTATAACAAGATGGTAGAAGGCCTATATAGACCTGGTTACTATGAAACTCTTGGGAATGTTATATTGAAGAGATTTTTGCTGCTTGCTCTTATCCTTGATAAAGCTAAATGTCAGAGTAGCCTTTCACTTAAGTACGGTATCGATGGATTGGATGGGGGCTCTCCGTTATTGTTTATGGTGCAATCTGGTATTAAATCAAGCTATCAAGTGGTCCAAG ATTTTCTTTCATCGGATGTAATGCATGGGGAGGGTAAACTTTTAGCACATCTGCTGATATTGGGATACAAGGTTACTTATAAACAG AGTCCACTCATTGAATATGACTTCAGAGTTACAGATTTATTCGTGGAACTCCAAGATGGGGTGCGGCTCTGTAGAGCCATTCAGCTCTTGCTGCATGACTCTTCTATCCTCACg AAAATTGTTGTTCCATCAGATACTCGTAAGAAGAATTTGGCAAATTGTGGCATTTCCCTGCAGTATCTTAGGCAGGCTGGTGTGATGCTCTGTGATGAAGATGGAATGATGATTGTGGAAGACGATGTCGTTCAGGGAGATAAGGAACTTACTCTTTCCTTGCTGTggaatatttttgttcatttgcAG TTACCTCTTCTGATCGACAAAGCAATTCTATTTGAAGAAATTTGTAAAGTCCGTGGAGTTCACGAG GAGGACTCAGGCAGCCTCAACTTCACTCATTTGGAAATGCTTTTGAATTGGGTTCAG GCCATATGTCAAAATTATGGTTTCAAGATTGAGAAGAATTCTTCATTGGTTGATGGAAAAGCCATATGGTGCTTGCTTGATTATTACTTCCGCAAGGAACTTCACTGTTCTTGTTCTTTAAAG GATTGTCAAAAAGCAACTAGTAAGGAATCAATCATGTCAGCTACTGATTATCCAGATGCAGtgcacaattttattttatcacagaAACTGACAACATTATTGGGAAATTTTCCTGAG GTTCTGCAAATCAGTGATATACTTGAATATAATGGAGCATGTAATGATCAGAGTGTGGCCATTCTGTTGGTGTTCCTTGCATCACAACTGGTTATGAAGAAAAATATG GATCAGTTGAATTTCCATAAATTCTTAGGTTGTGATTGTAAAAGTCTAGAGAGAAAACATTTCTGTCAGGAGCGGTGCTCTGTCAGTTCTGCGGAAGTACAAAATCAAGAGACGGATTGGCACAGTGCCAAAG ATGCCGTCAAAAAGTTTAAGGCCATCCAGGCTTGGTGGCAAAATATGGTTGAACAAAACTACAAAAATGTTGCAAAAGCAGCTCCTCCTTCACCACGCTTATCAACAGTCAAAGACATTATTAGCATTCACAGAG AAGATGCAGCAAAAGTGATACAATCTCATTTCAGAAGATTGATTGAACGTCGCTATTTCTTAAAGATGGTGAACGCTGCTTCTTTTTTGCAAATTGTAATCCGAGCTTGGTTAACTGTGAGAAATAAATCCACTTGTATAAATTTTGACACTGTTCGAGCTGAGAAGTTATCAAGTG GAAGatggaaacaaacaaaaatagggAACAGATATTTGACATTCATTGCTGATAGGCACAGTTTTATCAAGTTGAAGAGGTCAGTGTTACTTATCCAGCGAGTGACAAGGACTTGGATCAATCGAAGACATCTTGGTGGGAGTATTCTAATTGATGATGAGTCCACTCTTGATATGGTCAATGCTTCTGTTGTTGTAGAGAAATCTGGTTGTGGATTCATTCATGGGGTTGCTTTAGAGAAAAGTTCAAACTTGTGTGAAGAAAAGAGAGCAAATGATCTTCAAGCAAAAGCTGTGATTAAAATTCAGCTTGCTTGGAAGAATTTTATCATCTGCAGATCTCTCTGCAATCAGCACTCTGCTGCAACTAAAATTCGGAGTCATTTCCTTGGTTGGCTCTCGAGAAGAAGATTTCTAAGTCAAAGACAAGCATCAGTAAAAATACAAAGTAATATCCGCATGAAAAGATGTTGGAGGGCTTACCAACAATACAAAATTGTCTGCAATCAGCACTCTGCTGCAACTAAAATTCGGAGTCATTTCCTTGGTTGGCTCTCGAGAAGAAGATTTCTAAGTCAAAGGCAAGCATCAGTAAAAATACAAAGTAATATCCGCATGAAAAGATGTTGGAGGGCTTACCAACAATACAAAATTGTCTGCAATCAGCACTCTGCTGCAACTAAAATTCGGAGTCATTTCCTTGGTTGGCTCTCGAGAAGAAGATTTCTAAATCAAAGGCAAGCATCAGTAAAAATACAAAGTAATATCCGCATGAAAAGATGTTGGAGGGCTTACCAACAATACAAAATTGACAACTCAGCCACCGTTATTCAATCTTTTGTACGCGGATGGATTGTTCGGAGAGGAGCTTGTAGACGCAAGCATCTCATTGTTGCAATCCAA AGACATTGCCGTGGTTGGTTAATAAGAAGAGACTTCTTGTTCAAAAGAGAGGCTGTTACAAAGATACAAAGTGCTATTCGATATGTGATATGCTGGAATACATTTCGGTGTCAGAGACATGCTGCACTTGAGATTCAACGGTTTGTCAGGGGGCACATTACTCGGAAAAGGCTCTTAG GGGCTTGTAGCATGCGTGCCGTCAGTCCTAGTGGCTGCTTGTTAAAGAGTTCAAGATGGTGTCTCAAGAGTATTGAACTGGAAATGTTTTTATGCTCAGTTGTGAAGCTGCAAAAGTGGTGGAAGAGTGTTTTGTTTCTGAAATTAAGAACAGAAGCTGCTGTCATTATTCAGTCTCATTTTCGTGCATGGCTTGCCAGGCAAATTGCTGCTAGAGAGAAGCATCGTATTGTTGTGGTCCAA TCTTACTGGAAAGGTTATCTTGCTCGTAAAGAGCTAAGAGGGCAGCTTCTTGATTTGCGTGTCAGAGTGCAGAAGTCTTCTACAAATGTGGATGACAGTCAGCGTATCATAAACAGACTTCTGGCAGCACTTTCAGAACTGCTTAACATGAAAAGTGTCAGCGGCATTCTTCATACTTGTGCAACTCTAG ATATGGCTACTGAACACTCTCAGAAGTGTTGTGAAGAACTTGTGTCCGCGGGAGCAATTGACACCTTGCTGAAGCTTATTCGTTCGGTCAGCAGAAGCATACCAGATCAAGAGGTTCTAAAGCATGCTCTCTTAACTCTCCGAAACCTTGCCTGCCATCCACATCTGGTTGAAGCGCTAATTGATAGTCATGGATCTGTAGAAATCATTCTCTGGGAATTCCTAAG GAGCAAGGACGAAGGATTTTTCATTGCTTCCGAGCTTTTGAAGAAGATATGTTCAACTCACAAAGGTGTTGAAGCCATTCGCAAGTTGCCAACCCATTTAAAAAGGCTTCAGAGTCTGGTTGAGGAACTTACAAGGAAAGCAAGCCACGAGAAGAG GAATACACGAGGTCCAGCTGCAAGAGAAAACGTAGAGAGAAGATTAAGAGAGGCTATCCAAGTAGTAAAAGTGGCAGCAAATGGTCCAGTTTAG